One Bos taurus isolate L1 Dominette 01449 registration number 42190680 breed Hereford chromosome 25, ARS-UCD2.0, whole genome shotgun sequence genomic window carries:
- the LYRM1 gene encoding LYR motif-containing protein 1 isoform X1: protein MLKILQARLQQHVSHELPDVQAGFRKGRGTRDQIANIRWIMEKAREFQKNIYFCFIDYAKAFDCVDHNQLWKILKEMGIPDHLICLLRNLYAGQEATVRTGHGTTDWFQIGKGVRQGCILSPCLFNLYAEYILRNAGLEETQAGIKIAERNISHLRYADDTILMAESEEELKSLLMKVKEESEKVGLKLNIQKIKIMASGPTTSWEVDGETVETVTDFIFLGSKITTDGDCSHEIKRHLLLGRKVMTNLDSIFKSRDITLPTKVRLVKAMVFPVVMYGCESWTVKKAERRRIDALELWCWRRLLLVSWSSRRSNQSILKEISPGISLEGMMLKLKLQYFGHLM, encoded by the coding sequence atgctcaaaattctccaagccaggcttcagcaacacgtgagccatgaacttcctgatgttcaagctggttttagaaaaggcagaggaaccagagatcaaattgccaacatccgctggatcatggaaaaagcaagagagttccagaaaaacatctatttctgctttattgactatgccaaagcctttgactgtgtggatcacaatcaattgtggaaaattctgaaagagatgggaataccagaccacctgatctgcctcttgagaaatttgtatgcaggtcaggaagcaacagttagaactggacatggaacaacagactggttccaaataggaaaaggagttcgtcaaggctgtatattgtcaccctgtttatttaacttatatgcagagtacatcctaagaaacgctggactggaagaaactcaagctggaatcaagattgccgagagaaatatcagtcacctcagatatgcagatgacaccatccttatggcagaaagtgaagaggaactaaaaagcctcctgatgaaagtgaaagaggagagtgaaaaagttggcttaaagctcaacattcagaaaattaagatcatggcatccggtcccaccacttcatgggaagtagatggggaaacagtggaaacagtgacagactttatttttctgggctccaaaatcactacagatggtgactgcagccatgaaattaaaagacacttactccttggaaggaaagttatgaccaacctagatagcatattcaaaagcagagacattactttgccaacaaaggttcgtctagtcaaggctatggtttttcctgtggtcatgtatggatgtgagagttggactgtgaagaaagctgagcgcagaagaattgatgctttggaactgtggtgttggagaagactcttgctagTCTCTTggtcttcaaggagatccaaccagtccattctgaaggagatcagccctgggatttctttggaaggaatgatgctaaagctgaaactccagtactttggccacctcatgtga